One window from the genome of Sphingomonas lacunae encodes:
- a CDS encoding inner membrane-spanning protein YciB, with translation MSEEMPQDAVEVAGGPPEAAKPAHPSWLPFVIDFGPLLVFFAVFQLTKGEGAFAATGGAIKGTIAFMIAIIIALLVSQWKLKKVSPMLWLSAILVLGFGALTIYFHDAAFIQIKPTIIYAGFALLLLGGWMRGKPLLKYLLQAAYDGLSQEGWLKLSRNWGLFFLAMAIANEGMRAFFSFDQWLTIKTWGITAVSFLFAMSQVPLLMRHGLNLGDR, from the coding sequence ATGAGCGAGGAAATGCCGCAGGATGCAGTCGAAGTCGCTGGTGGCCCGCCAGAGGCTGCCAAGCCGGCGCACCCGTCATGGCTGCCCTTCGTTATCGATTTCGGTCCGCTGCTGGTGTTTTTCGCGGTGTTCCAGCTTACCAAGGGTGAAGGCGCCTTTGCGGCCACTGGTGGTGCGATCAAGGGCACGATCGCCTTCATGATCGCCATCATCATCGCCTTGCTGGTCTCCCAATGGAAACTCAAGAAGGTTTCGCCGATGCTGTGGCTGTCGGCCATTCTCGTGCTCGGCTTTGGCGCGCTGACCATCTATTTCCATGATGCCGCTTTCATCCAGATCAAGCCGACGATCATCTATGCCGGCTTCGCCCTGCTGCTGCTTGGTGGCTGGATGCGTGGCAAGCCTTTGCTCAAATATCTGCTGCAGGCCGCTTATGACGGCCTCTCCCAGGAGGGGTGGCTGAAGCTGTCTCGTAATTGGGGACTTTTCTTCCTCGCCATGGCTATCGCCAACGAAGGGATGCGCGCCTTTTTTTCGTTTGATCAATGGCTTACCATAAAGACTTGGGGCATCACCGCCGTCTCGTTCCTCTTTGCGATGAGCCAGGTGCCGCTCCTCATGCGCCACGGCCTCAACCTCGGGGATCGGTAA
- the pspF gene encoding phage shock protein operon transcriptional activator encodes MQRETRFVGQSSAFLDSVERATSAALLHRPVLVIGERGTGKELIAERLHRHSNRWSGPLVTMNCAALPETLIEAELFGHEAGAFTGATRARPGRFEEADGGTLFLDELATLSTAAQERLLRAVEYGEVTRIGSSKPLRVDCRIVAATNEHLPDLVARGKFRADLLDRLSFEVITLPPLRAREGDIAVLAEHFGQRMAAELGWSMWPGWGPQASALLEAHDWPGNVRELRNVVERAVYRWPAPDKPVNEITFDPFASPWAPQGSGSRKVTGDGNASPDAKIVPNPSASPLCSDLKATVDAYEKSLIEAAFARCRYNQRATATALGLTYDQLRHAMKKHGIGA; translated from the coding sequence ATGCAACGCGAAACTCGCTTCGTCGGCCAATCCAGCGCCTTTCTCGACAGTGTCGAACGGGCAACCTCTGCCGCTCTGCTGCACCGTCCCGTTTTGGTGATTGGTGAGCGAGGCACGGGCAAGGAATTGATTGCCGAGCGTTTGCATCGCCACAGCAACCGCTGGTCCGGACCGCTGGTCACGATGAACTGTGCAGCGCTACCCGAAACACTCATTGAGGCTGAGCTTTTCGGCCATGAAGCCGGTGCCTTTACCGGTGCCACGCGCGCGCGACCCGGCCGCTTTGAAGAGGCTGACGGCGGTACTTTGTTTCTTGACGAACTGGCCACCCTGTCGACCGCTGCACAGGAGCGGCTGTTGCGGGCTGTGGAGTATGGCGAAGTCACGCGGATAGGATCGTCAAAGCCGCTGCGGGTGGATTGCCGGATCGTGGCGGCGACCAACGAACATTTGCCGGACTTGGTCGCACGAGGGAAATTTCGTGCCGATTTGCTCGATCGCCTGTCGTTTGAAGTGATAACCTTGCCGCCGTTGCGGGCCCGCGAGGGAGATATTGCCGTGCTGGCTGAGCATTTTGGCCAGCGGATGGCAGCCGAACTCGGGTGGAGCATGTGGCCCGGTTGGGGTCCGCAGGCATCTGCATTGCTCGAAGCGCATGACTGGCCGGGCAATGTGCGGGAATTGCGCAATGTGGTCGAGCGGGCGGTCTATCGCTGGCCGGCACCGGACAAGCCGGTCAATGAGATCACATTTGACCCCTTTGCCAGCCCCTGGGCGCCGCAGGGCAGCGGATCGCGAAAGGTCACCGGAGACGGAAATGCATCGCCGGATGCCAAAATCGTGCCCAATCCATCGGCCTCGCCTTTGTGCTCTGATTTGAAGGCAACAGTTGACGCTTATGAGAAGTCGCTGATTGAAGCGGCCTTCGCGCGTTGTCGCTACAACCAGAGGGCAACGGCCACGGCGCTCGGTCTGACCTATGACCAGCTTCGCCATGCGATGAAGAAGCACGGGATCGGCGCCTGA
- a CDS encoding SufE family protein, translating to MTATTLSEIAEEYDFLDADDRYRLLIDLGRSLEPMPDALKTDATLVRGCSASVWVYPVRNDNGRLHFLADSNAAITKGIIALVLIAVQDREPAAILATDIAAELAPFDLTRQLSSNRTQGIPNMIALIRETANRYA from the coding sequence ATGACCGCCACGACTCTCTCTGAAATCGCAGAGGAATATGATTTCCTCGACGCTGATGATCGCTATCGACTGTTGATAGATCTCGGCCGTAGCCTTGAACCCATGCCCGATGCGCTGAAGACCGATGCCACACTCGTGCGCGGATGTTCGGCATCGGTTTGGGTCTATCCGGTCCGCAACGACAATGGCCGGCTCCATTTTCTGGCAGACAGCAACGCCGCCATTACCAAAGGCATCATCGCACTCGTACTGATCGCAGTGCAGGATCGCGAGCCAGCCGCCATATTGGCAACCGACATTGCAGCGGAACTGGCGCCCTTTGATCTGACCAGGCAATTGTCGTCCAACCGGACGCAAGGTATCCCCAACATGATCGCCCTGATCCGCGAAACAGCCAATCGCTACGCCTGA
- the mtaB gene encoding tRNA (N(6)-L-threonylcarbamoyladenosine(37)-C(2))-methylthiotransferase MtaB, translating to MNLDNKSGPALTIKSFGCRLNIAESEAIRTSLASLGSGAVDQLVVVNGCAVTSGAMRDASAAVRRARREQPDARIIVTGCAAQVDPARFAAMPEVDRVLGNAEKFDPIHYRFDANVMHRIIVGDAMALTRTAPQLIPAFADHARGFLEVQNGCDHRCTFCVIPYGRGPSRSVNIDHAIAAARRLTGGGHAELVLTGVDLTSYGHDLPGTPTLASLIRTLLDAVPAVHRLRLGSIDVAEIDDALFELLTDEPRMMPHVHLSLQHGDDLMLKRMKRRHSRAQAIAMVERLKSARPEIAIGADLIAGFPTEDESAALANESLIDACDIVFSHIFPYSPREGTPAARMPQLSRTTVKARATALRLVGSTHRNGWLSSLVGTRQRMLVERDGMSGHLDNFARVRLNAPAAAGSICAVTIIGLDERGLIGKEAA from the coding sequence ATGAATCTCGACAATAAGTCCGGTCCGGCCCTCACCATCAAAAGTTTCGGCTGCCGCCTCAACATTGCCGAAAGCGAGGCTATCCGCACCTCTCTGGCATCTTTAGGATCAGGCGCGGTAGACCAGCTCGTTGTCGTCAATGGCTGTGCTGTCACCTCGGGCGCCATGCGGGATGCTTCAGCCGCCGTCCGTCGCGCGCGACGCGAACAACCTGATGCCCGCATCATCGTTACTGGCTGCGCCGCCCAGGTCGATCCGGCCCGTTTCGCAGCCATGCCCGAGGTTGATCGGGTGCTTGGCAATGCCGAAAAATTCGATCCCATCCATTACCGCTTTGACGCAAATGTTATGCATCGCATCATTGTCGGCGACGCCATGGCGCTGACACGGACAGCACCCCAACTCATCCCTGCGTTCGCCGATCATGCGCGCGGCTTTCTCGAGGTGCAGAACGGTTGCGATCATCGCTGCACATTTTGCGTCATTCCCTATGGCCGCGGCCCTTCGCGCTCCGTCAACATAGATCACGCTATTGCTGCCGCCCGCCGTTTGACAGGCGGCGGACATGCCGAGCTGGTTCTGACTGGGGTTGACCTTACCAGCTACGGTCATGATCTGCCGGGCACGCCAACGTTGGCCAGTCTGATCCGGACCTTGCTCGATGCGGTCCCGGCTGTACATCGCCTCCGCCTAGGCTCGATCGACGTCGCCGAGATTGACGATGCCCTGTTTGAGCTGCTCACTGATGAACCGCGCATGATGCCTCATGTGCACCTGTCGCTGCAGCATGGCGATGATCTGATGCTCAAGCGGATGAAACGGCGGCATAGCCGCGCTCAGGCTATCGCCATGGTTGAACGGCTCAAATCGGCCCGGCCAGAAATTGCCATCGGCGCCGATTTGATTGCGGGATTCCCAACCGAGGACGAGAGCGCCGCCCTGGCCAATGAAAGCCTGATCGACGCCTGCGACATCGTCTTTTCCCACATCTTTCCCTACAGCCCGCGGGAAGGCACACCGGCAGCCCGTATGCCCCAACTGTCCCGTACCACGGTAAAGGCAAGGGCAACGGCCCTGAGACTGGTCGGCAGCACCCATCGCAATGGCTGGCTCAGCAGCCTTGTTGGCACCCGGCAGAGGATGCTGGTTGAAAGGGACGGGATGAGCGGACATCTCGACAATTTTGCCCGCGTTCGCCTGAACGCACCGGCGGCTGCCGGGTCGATATGCGCGGTAACCATCATCGGACTGGACGAACGCGGCCTGATCGGCAAGGAGGCGGCATGA
- the ftsY gene encoding signal recognition particle-docking protein FtsY produces MTDDLPQSAATTWQDRLFGGLKRTSERLSENLGGLFSGGKLDNATLDRIEDALIVSDLGPAMAARIRSRLADEKLDTPGDETALRALIADEIEKVLAPVAKPLDIVAFPRPQVILVVGVNGSGKTTTIAKLAHNFVEQDYGVMLAAGDTFRAAAIGQLKIWADRIGVPIVTGPEGGDAAGLVYDAVKRATAEGIDVLIVDTAGRLHNKRELMDELAKIKRVLGRLNAASPHDVVLVLDATTGQNALTQIETFRELAGITGLVMTKLDGTARGGVLVAAAEKFGLPVHAIGVGETIDDLRPFDPRQLADAIAGRMK; encoded by the coding sequence ATGACCGATGACCTCCCTCAATCTGCCGCAACGACATGGCAGGACCGCCTCTTTGGAGGCCTGAAGCGCACGTCAGAACGGCTCAGTGAAAATCTGGGCGGATTATTCTCCGGTGGAAAGCTGGATAACGCGACCCTCGACCGGATCGAGGATGCCCTGATCGTTTCCGACCTGGGCCCGGCCATGGCGGCGCGCATCCGGTCCAGGCTTGCCGACGAAAAACTGGACACCCCGGGCGATGAAACCGCCTTGCGGGCCCTGATTGCGGACGAAATCGAAAAGGTGCTGGCCCCGGTGGCCAAACCGCTCGACATTGTCGCTTTTCCCCGTCCGCAAGTCATTCTGGTGGTTGGCGTCAACGGATCGGGCAAGACAACAACCATTGCCAAGCTTGCCCATAATTTTGTTGAACAGGATTATGGCGTGATGCTGGCAGCAGGGGACACGTTCCGCGCCGCCGCCATCGGCCAGCTCAAAATCTGGGCGGACCGCATCGGCGTGCCCATCGTGACCGGACCTGAAGGCGGCGACGCTGCCGGGCTGGTCTATGATGCGGTCAAGCGGGCCACTGCCGAAGGGATCGACGTCCTCATCGTCGACACCGCCGGTCGGCTGCACAACAAGCGTGAATTGATGGACGAACTCGCCAAGATCAAGCGGGTGCTGGGTCGGCTCAATGCCGCTTCACCGCATGATGTCGTGCTGGTGCTGGACGCCACCACCGGCCAGAACGCACTGACCCAGATTGAAACCTTCCGCGAACTGGCTGGTATAACCGGCCTCGTCATGACCAAGCTGGATGGGACCGCGCGCGGCGGTGTGCTGGTGGCAGCGGCCGAAAAGTTCGGCTTGCCAGTGCATGCCATCGGAGTCGGTGAGACCATTGACGATCTCCGCCCGTTTGACCCCCGCCAACTTGCCGATGCCATTGCAGGACGAATGAAATGA
- the dapF gene encoding diaminopimelate epimerase: MIGEFIKMHGLGNDFVVIDARQTPVTITAESARAIADRHEGIGCDQLILVEPSTVADVRMRIWNADGSEVESCGNATRCVARLVGGSPRIETSGGLLCADLSGGLISIDFPPPAFDWDAIPLAYPIDTLAMPVSWDDLSGPIAINVGNPHIIFFVPDCDSVELDRLGPLIEHDALFPERINVNVATVTGPSAIRLRVWERGVGLTRACGTGAIATAAAALRSRRVTGPVTVSLPGGELIIDQRADGSLVMQGPAVEVFRGTTDWARFE, encoded by the coding sequence ATGATTGGCGAATTCATCAAGATGCACGGGCTGGGCAACGACTTTGTCGTGATTGATGCCCGTCAGACGCCGGTCACCATCACGGCTGAAAGCGCCCGCGCCATTGCTGACCGCCACGAAGGGATCGGCTGCGACCAGCTGATCCTGGTCGAGCCCTCAACTGTCGCCGATGTCCGCATGCGCATCTGGAACGCGGATGGGTCAGAAGTTGAATCCTGCGGCAATGCGACCCGCTGTGTCGCCCGCCTGGTCGGAGGGTCTCCGCGTATTGAAACGTCAGGCGGCCTGCTTTGTGCAGACCTGTCGGGTGGCCTGATCAGCATCGACTTTCCTCCGCCCGCCTTTGACTGGGATGCCATTCCACTGGCCTACCCGATAGATACGCTGGCCATGCCAGTCTCGTGGGATGACTTGTCCGGCCCCATCGCAATCAATGTTGGCAATCCTCACATCATCTTCTTCGTGCCCGATTGTGACTCGGTCGAATTGGATCGGCTGGGCCCCCTGATTGAGCATGATGCGCTGTTCCCCGAACGGATCAACGTCAATGTGGCGACTGTTACCGGTCCATCAGCCATCCGGCTGCGTGTCTGGGAAAGGGGAGTCGGGCTTACTCGCGCTTGCGGCACTGGCGCCATTGCGACAGCGGCCGCCGCTTTACGGTCACGCCGCGTGACCGGTCCGGTGACGGTAAGCCTGCCGGGCGGTGAACTGATCATCGATCAGCGGGCGGATGGCAGCCTGGTCATGCAAGGGCCAGCGGTGGAGGTGTTCCGTGGCACAACCGACTGGGCCCGCTTCGAATGA
- a CDS encoding putative bifunctional diguanylate cyclase/phosphodiesterase, which yields MSLSTDPTLTKTATRQVMNSVGHDFLVGGITLAAILLLVGTGTAWLRSILGFTNMVGQSQSAVAGTLLLNIALILFGWRRYRDLRSEVVRRTLAEAKALELAQYDALTGFLNRRALDEIGSARLAEWRAAGHSVAALVIDLDSFKSINDLYGHAGGDRLLKETANRIARACPPSALCARLGGDEFAVLLPLPTEDHEALHKLGEALVSFLTDPVQIEALAASTSSSLGGALADNPSITIEQLLRNADAAMYQSKRLGRSRYTGFDASMGEALAKRDRIEGELRLALASNALYPVYEPLIDLASGEPVGYEMLARWHSSSLGIVPPSDFIPVAEEKGLISALSDQMFRRAFADAILWPADLSLSINVSPLQLRDPWFAQKLLKLLAETGFPAQRLILEITESAIVDNLPMAQTIFTSLRNQGIRMALDDFGTGYSSIASLRALPFDSVKIDREFIAQMSKHQAPDSVAEAVLQLGKSLGLPVVAEGIECDDTARRLSELSCAIGQGHYFGGALTAEMVQQRHTEVAPNLFPELDHSGHRHSA from the coding sequence TTGAGCCTCTCGACAGACCCGACCCTTACCAAGACCGCCACCCGGCAGGTCATGAACAGCGTCGGCCACGACTTTTTGGTCGGCGGGATCACCCTTGCCGCCATCCTGTTGCTGGTCGGCACAGGGACAGCGTGGCTGCGCTCAATACTCGGCTTCACAAACATGGTAGGCCAGTCACAGTCCGCGGTGGCTGGCACCCTGTTACTCAATATTGCCCTCATCCTGTTCGGCTGGCGCCGATATCGAGACCTTCGTTCCGAAGTCGTCCGCCGCACGCTTGCCGAAGCCAAGGCTCTTGAACTCGCCCAGTATGATGCACTTACCGGCTTTCTGAACCGACGAGCGCTGGATGAGATCGGCAGCGCCCGCCTCGCTGAGTGGCGCGCTGCAGGTCATTCCGTTGCCGCCTTGGTGATCGACCTCGACTCCTTCAAAAGCATCAACGATCTCTATGGCCATGCCGGTGGCGATCGGCTTCTCAAGGAAACGGCCAACCGCATAGCCAGGGCCTGCCCGCCCAGCGCGCTGTGTGCCCGCCTTGGCGGCGATGAATTTGCCGTTCTTCTTCCGTTGCCAACGGAAGATCATGAGGCACTCCACAAGCTGGGGGAAGCTCTCGTCAGCTTCCTTACTGATCCGGTGCAGATTGAAGCCCTCGCCGCATCGACCAGCAGCTCGCTCGGGGGGGCTCTCGCCGACAATCCCTCGATCACCATAGAACAATTACTTCGCAATGCCGATGCGGCAATGTACCAGTCAAAGCGCCTAGGCCGCAGCCGCTATACCGGCTTTGATGCCAGCATGGGCGAAGCGCTCGCCAAACGCGACAGGATCGAGGGAGAGTTGCGCCTCGCGCTGGCGAGCAATGCCCTGTATCCAGTCTATGAACCGCTGATAGACTTGGCGAGTGGAGAACCGGTTGGGTATGAAATGCTGGCGCGTTGGCACTCGTCCAGTCTGGGCATTGTGCCACCCTCTGACTTCATTCCCGTGGCCGAGGAAAAGGGGCTGATTTCCGCCCTGTCGGATCAGATGTTCCGTCGCGCCTTTGCTGATGCCATCCTGTGGCCGGCAGACCTGAGCCTTTCCATCAATGTATCCCCATTGCAGCTGCGTGACCCTTGGTTCGCGCAAAAGCTTCTGAAGCTGCTGGCGGAAACGGGCTTTCCCGCGCAGCGGCTGATTCTTGAGATCACCGAAAGCGCCATTGTTGATAATCTGCCGATGGCCCAGACCATTTTCACCAGTCTGCGCAATCAAGGTATCCGTATGGCGCTTGACGATTTCGGCACCGGCTATTCCTCGATCGCCAGCCTGCGCGCACTGCCATTCGACAGTGTCAAGATCGATCGTGAGTTCATTGCCCAAATGTCTAAGCACCAAGCCCCTGACTCGGTCGCCGAAGCCGTGCTGCAGCTCGGCAAATCGCTTGGACTTCCGGTCGTTGCCGAGGGTATCGAATGCGATGACACGGCTCGCCGGTTGAGCGAACTTTCATGCGCGATCGGTCAGGGTCACTATTTTGGCGGGGCGTTGACAGCCGAGATGGTGCAACAGCGCCACACTGAAGTCGCTCCCAACCTTTTCCCCGAACTGGATCACTCAGGCCACCGCCACTCTGCCTGA
- the pspB gene encoding envelope stress response membrane protein PspB: protein MEDVLGPVMVVGMLFVGLPWLILHYVTKWKSAATLPVEDERLLEDLYDLARRLEDRMHTVERIVAADNPDWRPAIRSERDDEPRLDYRKDRSN, encoded by the coding sequence ATGGAAGATGTACTCGGACCCGTCATGGTCGTTGGCATGCTGTTTGTCGGCCTGCCTTGGCTGATCCTCCATTATGTCACGAAATGGAAGAGTGCCGCGACGCTGCCGGTAGAGGATGAACGGCTGCTAGAGGATCTCTATGATCTCGCCCGTCGCCTCGAAGACCGCATGCACACCGTTGAGCGGATCGTTGCCGCCGACAATCCCGACTGGCGCCCGGCCATCAGATCCGAACGCGATGATGAACCGCGGCTCGACTATCGCAAAGACAGGAGCAACTGA
- the ffh gene encoding signal recognition particle protein, with translation MFDSLSERLGDVFTRLKGRGALNENDVREAMREVRVALLEADVALPVVRSFIDQVTELAIGQNVLKSITPGQQVIKIVSDALTEMLGSTTSDLVIDVVPPAVIMMVGLQGSGKTTTTAKLAKRLKEKDRKKVLMASLDVNRPAAQEQLATLGTQVDVATLPIVPGQQPAEIARRAMQAAKLQGFDVLMLDTAGRLHVDQQLMDEMRAVEAEAKPAETLLVVDSLTGQDAVQVAQRFSDDIALTGVVLTRMDGDARGGAALSMRAVTGKPIKFAGTGEKMDAIEPFHPERVAGRILGMGDVVSLVERAAETIQQDEAEKIAARVAKGQFDLNDLRAQLGQMRRMGGIGAIAGMIPGLKKAQAQMAQGGMDERILLRMDAIISSMTATERARPAIINAKRKIRIAKGSGTQVQDVNKLLKMHQEMEGAMKRLKKMGGLKGLGAMFGRGGAGGMGGLGGLMGGGGGMGAIPPDIQNLLRKK, from the coding sequence ATGTTCGATAGTTTGAGCGAACGCCTCGGCGACGTCTTTACCCGGCTAAAGGGTCGCGGCGCGCTGAATGAGAATGACGTTCGCGAAGCGATGCGTGAGGTGCGGGTTGCGCTGCTGGAGGCAGATGTGGCCTTGCCGGTGGTGCGCAGTTTCATCGACCAGGTGACCGAACTGGCTATCGGTCAGAATGTCCTGAAGTCGATCACACCTGGTCAGCAGGTTATCAAGATCGTTTCCGATGCGCTGACCGAAATGCTCGGATCAACCACGTCTGACCTCGTGATTGATGTGGTGCCCCCGGCCGTTATCATGATGGTCGGACTGCAGGGCTCCGGTAAAACCACGACAACGGCCAAACTGGCCAAGCGACTGAAGGAAAAGGATCGCAAGAAGGTCCTGATGGCGTCGCTCGACGTCAATCGCCCGGCGGCTCAGGAACAGTTGGCAACGCTCGGCACACAGGTTGATGTGGCGACATTGCCTATCGTGCCAGGCCAGCAGCCGGCGGAAATCGCCCGACGGGCGATGCAGGCCGCCAAGCTGCAGGGCTTTGACGTGTTGATGCTCGACACGGCAGGTCGTCTCCACGTTGACCAGCAGCTCATGGACGAGATGCGCGCGGTCGAGGCAGAGGCCAAGCCGGCGGAAACCTTGCTGGTAGTGGACTCGCTGACCGGTCAGGATGCGGTGCAGGTGGCGCAGCGCTTCTCTGATGATATTGCCCTGACTGGTGTTGTGCTGACCCGGATGGACGGCGATGCGCGCGGTGGTGCGGCGCTTTCGATGCGTGCCGTTACCGGAAAGCCGATCAAGTTCGCTGGCACCGGCGAAAAGATGGACGCCATCGAACCCTTCCATCCGGAGCGGGTCGCTGGACGCATCCTTGGCATGGGCGATGTCGTCAGCCTGGTCGAGCGGGCGGCGGAAACGATCCAGCAGGATGAGGCTGAGAAGATTGCGGCGCGGGTTGCCAAGGGGCAGTTCGACCTCAATGATCTGCGTGCGCAGTTGGGCCAGATGCGCCGCATGGGCGGCATTGGCGCTATTGCGGGGATGATACCCGGCCTGAAAAAGGCGCAAGCGCAAATGGCGCAGGGTGGCATGGATGAACGTATCCTGTTGCGCATGGACGCGATTATCTCATCGATGACGGCCACCGAGCGGGCGCGGCCGGCGATCATCAACGCCAAGCGCAAGATCCGCATCGCCAAGGGGTCGGGCACGCAGGTGCAGGACGTCAACAAGCTCCTCAAGATGCATCAGGAAATGGAAGGCGCCATGAAGCGCCTGAAGAAGATGGGTGGATTGAAGGGGCTGGGCGCTATGTTTGGTCGCGGCGGCGCTGGTGGCATGGGCGGTCTTGGCGGCCTGATGGGTGGCGGCGGCGGCATGGGGGCCATTCCGCCGGACATCCAGAATTTGCTCAGGAAGAAATGA
- a CDS encoding urate hydroxylase PuuD — protein MTKFFGNLHAVLGVGLVAAIALIALVGGNGEMVTSVLRWLHLFFGVVWIGLLYYFNFVQIPTMPSVPAELKPGVSKYIAPKALFFFRWGAAFTVLTGLAIAIHGNYAHQAFTLTDPNYRLIGIGMWIALIMAFNVWFIIWPAQKKALGLVEADDATKAASATRAMIFSRTNTLLSIPMFFAMIAANHG, from the coding sequence ATGACAAAATTCTTCGGAAATCTTCACGCGGTGCTCGGCGTCGGCCTGGTCGCCGCCATAGCGCTGATCGCCTTGGTCGGCGGCAATGGCGAAATGGTGACGAGCGTTTTGCGCTGGTTACACCTCTTTTTCGGGGTGGTCTGGATCGGTCTCCTCTATTATTTCAATTTCGTACAGATCCCCACCATGCCTAGCGTGCCTGCCGAACTGAAACCGGGCGTATCGAAATACATCGCTCCCAAGGCGCTGTTCTTCTTCCGCTGGGGTGCGGCGTTCACAGTCCTCACCGGCTTGGCTATCGCCATTCATGGGAATTACGCCCATCAGGCGTTCACCCTGACCGATCCCAACTACCGCCTGATCGGCATCGGCATGTGGATTGCGCTGATCATGGCTTTCAACGTTTGGTTCATCATCTGGCCGGCACAGAAAAAGGCCCTTGGCCTCGTCGAAGCCGATGACGCGACAAAAGCCGCTTCCGCAACGCGGGCGATGATCTTCAGCCGCACCAACACGCTGCTCTCGATCCCGATGTTCTTCGCGATGATTGCCGCGAACCACGGCTGA
- the pspA gene encoding phage shock protein PspA, whose amino-acid sequence MGIFSRTRDIVAANVTDLLDRSEDPAKMIRMIIFEMEETLVEVRASAARTIADQKEMRRHISKLEALQDNWHEKAELALSKGREDLAKAALGEKRKASEMAERLTGEIAVLDEALRGYEDDITKLQAKLREARTRQTSISNRLESAENKIRLRELTNGERVQEAFSRFDDLERRVDDAEGRADALNLGQPRTLEDEFADLRAEDSIEEELAAMKAAAAKREG is encoded by the coding sequence ATGGGCATCTTTTCACGAACCCGTGACATCGTTGCCGCCAATGTGACCGATCTTCTCGACCGTTCGGAAGATCCGGCCAAGATGATCCGCATGATCATTTTCGAAATGGAGGAAACGCTGGTCGAGGTGCGCGCGTCCGCCGCCCGGACCATCGCCGACCAGAAGGAAATGCGTCGGCACATCTCCAAGCTCGAAGCACTCCAGGACAATTGGCATGAAAAGGCCGAACTGGCCTTGTCCAAGGGCCGTGAGGATCTGGCCAAAGCAGCATTGGGTGAAAAGCGCAAAGCCAGTGAGATGGCGGAACGGTTGACAGGCGAAATCGCTGTGCTCGACGAAGCCTTGCGCGGGTATGAGGATGACATCACCAAATTGCAGGCCAAGCTGCGGGAAGCGCGCACGCGACAGACCAGCATCTCCAACCGTCTGGAATCAGCGGAGAACAAGATCCGCTTGCGTGAGCTGACCAATGGTGAGCGCGTGCAGGAAGCCTTTTCCAGGTTCGACGATCTGGAACGCCGGGTTGATGACGCGGAAGGCCGCGCCGACGCCCTGAACCTCGGCCAACCGCGCACGCTCGAGGACGAGTTCGCCGATCTGCGCGCTGAGGATTCAATCGAAGAAGAACTGGCGGCCATGAAAGCTGCTGCCGCCAAGCGGGAGGGCTGA
- the pspC gene encoding envelope stress response membrane protein PspC: MSARRTQFYLDKQNAKWMGVCSGIADYTGIDTVWVRVAMVLLTLMGGFPWTLIAYVCAGWFAQPKPRDLYAGPEEQRFWQGVRANPARSTRDVRASFRDIDRRLADIELFYTSRNKRLADEIDSLR; this comes from the coding sequence ATGTCTGCACGCCGCACCCAATTCTATCTCGACAAGCAGAATGCCAAATGGATGGGCGTTTGCTCGGGTATCGCGGACTATACCGGCATCGATACGGTCTGGGTTCGTGTAGCGATGGTGCTGCTCACCCTGATGGGCGGATTTCCCTGGACGTTGATAGCCTATGTCTGCGCCGGCTGGTTTGCCCAACCCAAGCCACGTGACCTCTATGCAGGTCCGGAAGAGCAGCGTTTCTGGCAGGGTGTCCGCGCCAACCCTGCCCGATCGACCCGTGATGTCCGCGCCAGTTTCCGCGACATTGACCGTCGCCTTGCCGACATCGAACTGTTTTACACCAGCCGGAACAAGCGGTTGGCCGACGAAATCGACAGCCTTCGCTGA